Proteins encoded within one genomic window of Xylophilus sp. GOD-11R:
- a CDS encoding 6,7-dimethyl-8-ribityllumazine synthase: MPSDNFSASSSSSSSSNAAAAGRIALIHASWHLDIVQQGCNAFIAAMAELGYAADSIDVIAVPGAFEIPLHAAKLAASGQYAGIATCALVVDGGIYRHDFVATAVIDGLMRVQLDSGVPVFSAVLTPHHFHEHAEHRDYYLRHFQIKGRELAQACVTTVRSLERVAALVA; encoded by the coding sequence ATGCCTTCCGACAATTTCTCCGCTTCTTCTTCTTCTTCTTCTTCGTCCAACGCTGCGGCCGCCGGCCGCATCGCGCTGATCCACGCCAGCTGGCATCTCGACATCGTGCAGCAGGGCTGCAACGCCTTCATCGCCGCCATGGCCGAGCTCGGCTATGCCGCCGATTCGATCGATGTGATCGCCGTGCCGGGTGCCTTCGAGATTCCGCTGCATGCCGCCAAGCTCGCCGCCAGCGGCCAATATGCCGGCATCGCCACCTGCGCGCTGGTGGTGGACGGCGGCATCTACCGCCACGATTTCGTCGCCACCGCCGTGATCGACGGCCTGATGCGGGTGCAGCTCGACAGTGGCGTGCCGGTGTTCTCTGCGGTGCTCACGCCGCATCATTTCCACGAGCATGCCGAGCACCGCGACTACTACCTGCGGCATTTCCAGATCAAGGGCCGGGAGCTGGCACAGGCCTGCGTGACGACCGTGCGCAGCCTCGAGCGCGTAGCGGCGCTCGTTGCCTGA
- a CDS encoding sensor histidine kinase, with the protein MRRPTKPQVFRGLQRRLVLLLLLPLLLLALMSAWIDYRSADNAALRQDAILLRMAPLLADSIIVPAASDEPPQTAPQVLLAPPVEEFLKDRPGKSAWSMSDDVGRVLQGEAWLESAAPGTREPEFLSREHEGVLYRIVSLRIVSPAGDFVMQLADGSDPRQDWGRAILIRALLPNLILLVLAAFAMQWAVRQALQPLLDLKDAVESRSPRDLSPLAEGPAPEEVRPLVQSLNRLFGLVNAQSDSQRRFVADAAHQLRTPLAALQSQVEAWAHAAGNDGVRLQAQDVGRMRDATRRTSQLAHQLLALSRADAHALHGQAGAPVDLRALCHVMIELHFAYAADRHVDLGLDCEPVSLVGQEWLLREMLSNLVDNAVRYTPSGGTVTVRCRAGQDADGRPLAVLEVEDDGPGIAPEERGRVLERFYRVRGTTGEGTGLGLAIADEIARSHGSRLQLEAGEGGRGLRAWAVFGGAL; encoded by the coding sequence ATGAGGCGCCCCACCAAGCCGCAGGTGTTTCGTGGCCTGCAGCGGCGCCTGGTGCTGCTGCTGTTGCTGCCGCTGCTGCTGCTGGCCTTAATGTCGGCCTGGATCGACTACCGCTCGGCCGACAACGCCGCGCTGCGGCAAGACGCGATCCTGCTGCGCATGGCGCCGCTGCTCGCCGACAGCATCATCGTGCCCGCCGCCAGCGACGAGCCACCGCAGACGGCGCCCCAGGTGCTGCTGGCACCGCCGGTCGAGGAGTTTTTGAAGGACCGGCCGGGCAAGTCGGCCTGGAGCATGTCCGACGACGTCGGCCGCGTGCTGCAGGGCGAGGCATGGCTGGAGTCGGCGGCGCCGGGCACGCGCGAGCCGGAGTTCCTGAGCCGGGAGCATGAGGGCGTGCTCTACCGCATCGTCTCGCTGCGCATCGTGTCGCCGGCGGGCGATTTCGTGATGCAGCTCGCCGACGGCTCCGATCCGCGCCAGGACTGGGGCCGCGCGATCCTGATCCGCGCGCTGCTGCCCAACCTGATCCTGCTGGTGCTGGCCGCCTTCGCCATGCAATGGGCGGTGCGCCAGGCCTTGCAGCCGCTGCTCGACCTGAAGGACGCGGTGGAAAGCCGCTCGCCACGCGACCTCAGCCCGCTCGCGGAAGGCCCCGCACCCGAAGAAGTGCGCCCGCTGGTGCAGTCGCTCAACCGGCTTTTCGGCCTGGTCAACGCGCAGAGCGACAGCCAGCGCCGCTTCGTGGCCGACGCCGCCCACCAGCTACGCACCCCGCTGGCCGCGCTGCAGTCGCAGGTGGAGGCCTGGGCGCATGCGGCGGGCAACGACGGGGTGCGGCTGCAGGCGCAGGACGTGGGCCGCATGCGCGATGCGACCCGGCGCACCTCGCAGCTCGCCCATCAGTTGCTCGCACTGTCGCGCGCCGACGCCCATGCGCTGCACGGGCAGGCCGGCGCGCCGGTGGACCTGCGCGCGCTGTGCCACGTGATGATCGAACTGCATTTCGCCTATGCCGCCGACCGGCATGTCGACCTGGGCCTGGACTGCGAGCCGGTGAGCCTGGTCGGGCAGGAATGGCTGCTGCGTGAAATGCTCTCCAACCTGGTCGACAACGCGGTGCGCTACACGCCGTCGGGCGGTACGGTGACGGTGCGTTGCCGCGCCGGGCAGGACGCCGACGGCCGTCCACTCGCGGTGCTCGAGGTGGAAGACGACGGCCCCGGCATCGCGCCGGAAGAGCGCGGCCGGGTGCTGGAGCGCTTCTACCGGGTGCGCGGCACGACGGGCGAAGGCACCGGCCTGGGCCTGGCCATCGCGGATGAAATTGCGCGCAGCCACGGCAGCCGGCTGCAGCTCGAAGCGGGCGAGGGCGGTCGCGGGCTGCGCGCATGGGCGGTGTTCGGCGGCGCGCTTTAG